A section of the Sedimentisphaera cyanobacteriorum genome encodes:
- the cas4 gene encoding type V CRISPR-associated protein Cas4, which translates to MEDYIQISFLNDFIFCPRSIYFHQLFGRRDTRLYQDRPQVLGKASHKAIDSRKYTSRRNVLQGTEIFCRKYGLCGKIDIYYIDSHTLAERKRKIKNIYDGYCFQLYAQYFGLREMGYLVQKIQFYSMQDNKTYPIELPENNPEMLKKFENTIDKINSYDLSESFTPNPKKCKNCIYQPLCDLSLC; encoded by the coding sequence ATGGAAGATTATATTCAAATCTCTTTTCTTAACGATTTTATATTCTGTCCGAGGTCTATATATTTCCATCAGCTCTTCGGCAGGCGAGATACCCGACTTTATCAGGATAGGCCGCAGGTTCTCGGTAAGGCTTCCCACAAAGCTATAGATTCGAGAAAATACACCTCAAGGAGAAATGTGCTGCAAGGCACCGAGATTTTCTGCCGAAAATACGGGCTCTGCGGAAAAATCGATATATACTATATCGACAGCCACACTCTGGCTGAAAGAAAGAGAAAAATAAAAAACATTTACGATGGATACTGTTTTCAGCTTTATGCTCAGTATTTCGGACTGAGAGAAATGGGGTATCTAGTTCAAAAAATTCAATTTTACAGTATGCAGGACAACAAAACATACCCTATTGAACTTCCGGAAAACAACCCTGAAATGCTGAAAAAATTTGAAAACACTATTGATAAAATCAATTCTTATGACCTTTCAGAATCTTTTACCCCTAATCCCAAAAAATGCAAGAACTGTATATATCAACCTTTATGTGATTTGTCATTATGCTGA
- the cas12a gene encoding type V CRISPR-associated protein Cas12a/Cpf1, with protein sequence MKEFTNQYSLTKTLRFELRPVGETAEKIEDFKSGGLKQTVEKDRERTEAYKQLKEVIDSYHRDFIEQAFARQQTLSEEDFKQTYQLYKEAQKEKDGETLTKQYEHLRKKIAAMFSKATKEWAVMGENNELIGKNKESKLYQWLEKNYRAGRIEKEEFDHNAGLIEYFEKFSTYFVGFDKNRANMYSKEAKATAISFRTINENMVKHFDNCQRLEKIKSKYPDLAEELKDFEEFFKPSYFINCMNQSGIDYYNISAIGGKDEKDQKANMKINLFTQKNHLKGSDKPPFFAKLYKQILSDREKSVVIDEFEKDSELTEALKNVFSKDGLINEEFFTKLKSALENFMLPEYQGQLYIRNAFLTKISANIWGSGSWGIIKDAVTQAAENNFTRKSDKEKYAKKDFYSIAELQQAIDEYIPTLENGVQNASLIEYFRKMNYKPRGSEEDAGLIEEINNNLRQAGIVLNQAELGSGKQREENIEKIKNLLDSVLNLERFLKPLYLEKEKMRPKAANLNKDFCESFDPLYEKLKTFFKLYNKVRNYATKKPYSKDKFKINFDTATLLYGWSLDKETANLSVIFRKREKFYLGIINRYNSQIFNYKIAGSESEKGLERKRSLQQKVLAEEGEDYFEKMVYHLLLGASKTIPKCSTQLKEVKAHFQKSSEDYIIQSKSFAKSLTLTKEIFDLNNLRYNTETGEISSELSDTYPKKFQKGYLTQTGDVSGYKTALHKWIDFCKEFLRCYRNTEIFTFHFKDTKEYESLDEFLKEVDSSGYEISFDKIKASYINEKVNAGELYLFEIYNKDFSEYSKGKPNLHTIYWKSLFETQNLLDKTAKLNGKAEIFFRPRSIKHNDKIIHRAGETLKNKNPLNEKPSSRFDYDITKDRRFTKDKFFLHCPITLNFKQDKPVRFNEQVNLYLKDNPDVNIIGIDRGERHLLYYTLINQNGEILQQGSLNRIGEEESRPTDYHRLLDEREKQRQQARETWKAVEGIKDLKAGYLSRVVHKLAGLMVQNNAIVVLEDLNKGFKRGRFAVEKQVYQNFEKALIQKLNYLVFKEVNSKDAPGHYLKAYQLTAPFISFEKLGTQSGFLFYVRAWNTSKIDPATGFTDQIKPKYKNQKQAKDFMSSFDSVRYNRKENYFEFEADFEKLAQKPKGRTRWTICSYGQERYSYSPKERKFVKHNVTQNLAELFNSEGISFDSGQCFKDEILKVEDASFFKSIIFNLRLLLKLRHTCKNAEIERDFIISPVKGNNSSFFDSRIAEQENITSIPQNADANGAYNIALKGLMNLHNISKDGKAKLIKDEDWIEFVQKRKF encoded by the coding sequence ATGAAGGAATTCACCAATCAGTATTCTCTTACCAAAACGCTCCGATTTGAGCTTCGTCCTGTTGGAGAGACAGCAGAAAAAATTGAAGATTTCAAAAGTGGAGGGCTCAAGCAGACTGTTGAAAAAGACCGCGAAAGGACAGAGGCTTACAAGCAGCTCAAAGAAGTTATTGATTCATACCACAGGGATTTCATAGAACAGGCCTTTGCAAGGCAGCAAACTTTAAGCGAAGAAGATTTCAAGCAAACTTATCAGCTCTATAAAGAAGCCCAGAAAGAGAAAGACGGCGAAACATTAACTAAACAATACGAGCATCTCAGAAAAAAAATTGCAGCCATGTTCAGCAAAGCCACTAAGGAATGGGCTGTAATGGGGGAAAATAACGAATTAATAGGCAAGAACAAAGAATCAAAGCTCTATCAATGGCTCGAAAAAAATTACAGGGCAGGCAGGATTGAGAAGGAAGAGTTTGATCATAATGCAGGGCTTATCGAATATTTCGAAAAATTTTCTACATATTTTGTTGGCTTTGATAAAAACAGGGCAAATATGTATTCCAAAGAGGCTAAGGCTACAGCCATATCTTTTCGCACCATAAACGAAAATATGGTTAAGCATTTCGATAACTGCCAGAGATTGGAAAAAATAAAAAGCAAATACCCTGATCTTGCTGAAGAGCTAAAGGATTTTGAAGAATTCTTCAAGCCTTCATATTTCATTAATTGCATGAACCAGTCCGGAATTGATTATTACAATATCAGCGCAATTGGCGGGAAAGACGAGAAGGATCAGAAGGCCAATATGAAAATCAACCTTTTCACCCAGAAAAACCATCTCAAGGGCTCTGATAAGCCCCCGTTTTTCGCCAAGCTCTACAAGCAGATTCTCAGCGACAGAGAAAAGAGCGTAGTTATAGATGAATTCGAAAAAGACAGCGAACTTACCGAAGCTCTCAAAAATGTTTTCAGCAAAGATGGCTTAATCAATGAAGAATTTTTCACTAAACTAAAATCAGCTCTCGAAAACTTTATGCTCCCCGAATATCAGGGACAGCTCTACATCAGGAACGCCTTTCTAACAAAAATCTCAGCGAACATTTGGGGTTCAGGCAGCTGGGGTATAATCAAAGATGCCGTTACTCAAGCGGCAGAAAACAACTTTACCAGAAAAAGCGACAAAGAGAAATATGCCAAAAAGGATTTTTACAGCATCGCCGAGCTTCAGCAGGCAATCGATGAATATATCCCAACCCTCGAAAACGGAGTTCAAAACGCCTCTCTAATTGAATATTTCCGCAAAATGAATTACAAGCCCAGAGGCAGCGAAGAAGATGCAGGCCTAATAGAAGAAATAAACAATAATCTACGTCAGGCAGGAATAGTTCTTAACCAGGCAGAACTGGGCAGCGGAAAGCAGCGAGAGGAAAATATCGAAAAGATCAAAAATCTGCTCGATTCGGTTTTAAATCTGGAGCGTTTTTTGAAGCCCCTCTACCTTGAAAAGGAGAAAATGAGGCCGAAGGCAGCGAATTTGAACAAAGATTTCTGCGAAAGCTTTGACCCTTTATACGAAAAACTGAAAACATTTTTCAAACTCTACAATAAGGTGAGAAATTACGCCACCAAAAAGCCATACAGCAAAGACAAATTCAAAATCAATTTCGACACAGCTACCCTGCTTTACGGCTGGTCACTGGATAAGGAAACGGCTAATCTTTCTGTTATTTTCAGAAAGCGGGAAAAATTCTATCTCGGAATTATAAACAGGTATAACTCTCAGATTTTCAACTATAAAATAGCAGGCAGTGAAAGCGAAAAGGGCTTGGAAAGAAAGCGGAGCCTTCAGCAAAAGGTATTGGCAGAAGAAGGCGAAGATTATTTTGAAAAAATGGTTTATCATTTATTGCTGGGCGCTTCAAAGACAATCCCGAAATGCTCCACCCAGCTTAAAGAAGTTAAAGCTCATTTCCAAAAAAGCAGCGAAGACTATATTATCCAAAGCAAAAGTTTTGCAAAGTCGCTTACTTTAACAAAAGAAATCTTTGATTTGAACAATCTAAGATACAACACAGAAACAGGCGAAATATCATCAGAACTTTCTGATACTTACCCGAAAAAGTTTCAGAAAGGGTATCTCACCCAGACTGGTGATGTTTCCGGGTATAAAACCGCTCTGCATAAGTGGATTGATTTTTGCAAAGAATTTCTCAGATGCTACCGCAATACCGAAATCTTTACTTTCCATTTCAAGGACACCAAGGAATATGAATCTCTTGATGAGTTCCTCAAAGAAGTTGATTCCAGCGGTTACGAAATCAGTTTCGATAAGATAAAGGCTTCATACATAAATGAAAAGGTTAACGCAGGCGAGCTTTATCTTTTCGAAATATACAACAAGGATTTCTCTGAATACAGCAAAGGAAAGCCCAACCTGCACACCATTTATTGGAAAAGCCTTTTTGAGACGCAGAATCTTCTCGATAAAACAGCTAAGCTCAACGGGAAGGCAGAGATATTCTTCCGCCCCCGGTCTATCAAACACAACGATAAAATAATACACAGGGCAGGCGAAACGCTTAAAAACAAAAATCCATTAAATGAAAAGCCCTCAAGCAGATTTGATTACGACATTACAAAAGACAGAAGATTTACTAAAGACAAATTTTTCCTTCACTGCCCGATAACACTGAATTTCAAACAGGACAAGCCTGTCCGTTTCAATGAGCAGGTAAATCTATATCTTAAGGACAACCCCGATGTAAACATCATCGGAATAGACAGGGGCGAGAGACATCTTCTCTACTACACGCTAATAAATCAGAACGGCGAAATCCTCCAGCAGGGCTCGCTTAATAGAATCGGGGAAGAAGAAAGCCGCCCGACAGATTATCATCGTCTCCTTGATGAGCGGGAAAAGCAGCGGCAGCAGGCCAGAGAAACATGGAAAGCTGTGGAGGGCATCAAAGACCTCAAAGCCGGCTATCTTTCCCGCGTGGTTCATAAGCTTGCAGGGCTGATGGTGCAGAATAATGCAATAGTTGTGCTGGAAGATTTAAACAAAGGCTTCAAACGAGGGCGGTTTGCTGTGGAAAAGCAGGTGTATCAGAATTTCGAAAAAGCCCTTATCCAAAAGCTGAACTACCTTGTATTCAAAGAGGTCAATTCAAAAGACGCCCCCGGCCATTACCTTAAAGCTTATCAGCTTACAGCACCTTTTATAAGCTTTGAAAAGCTTGGTACTCAGAGCGGTTTTCTTTTCTACGTGCGGGCCTGGAATACATCAAAAATAGACCCTGCAACAGGTTTTACAGACCAGATTAAGCCTAAATACAAAAATCAAAAGCAGGCGAAAGATTTTATGAGCAGTTTTGATTCTGTAAGGTACAACCGTAAGGAAAACTATTTCGAGTTTGAAGCAGACTTTGAGAAATTAGCCCAAAAGCCCAAAGGACGAACCCGCTGGACAATCTGCTCCTACGGGCAGGAAAGATACTCTTACAGCCCCAAAGAAAGGAAATTTGTAAAACACAACGTTACTCAGAATCTTGCAGAGCTTTTCAATTCAGAAGGCATCTCTTTTGATTCAGGCCAATGCTTCAAAGATGAAATCTTGAAAGTTGAAGACGCTTCATTTTTCAAATCTATAATTTTCAATCTGCGTTTGCTTTTGAAGCTGCGCCACACCTGCAAAAATGCAGAAATCGAGAGAGATTTTATAATCTCGCCGGTGAAAGGGAATAATTCAAGTTTCTTCGATTCGCGAATAGCCGAGCAGGAAAACATAACATCTATCCCGCAAAACGCAGATGCAAACGGGGCTTACAATATTGCCCTCAAAGGCCTTATGAATCTTCATAATATCAGCAAAGACGGAAAAGCAAAACTTATAAAAGATGAGGACTGGATCGAATTCGTTCAGAAGAGGAAATTTTAG
- a CDS encoding IS3 family transposase (programmed frameshift), giving the protein MRRSRFSESQILSILKESEAGLEVSDLTRKYGISRATFYNWKSKYSGIGGSEIRRLRELERENGKLKKMYADLSLENNVLKDLIEKNFLKPAERKDFARQAHSKGLCVQSSCKAAGISRGSFYYTPSRNDDAEVKRQIELVIDSRPRRGFPKIFDSIRRKGYSWNHKKVYRVYKENEFQLNNRKKNLIRQIERKPMPEATRANEIWSIDFMSDSLSNGRPFRAFNVIDEFNREALDIEIDTSLPSLRIIRSLELIGSDRGFPRFIRSDNGPEFRSLQFRRFCCRNRIRHRRIEAGKPQQNSFIERFNRSYREDILDMYSFKNLSEARNLTLDWLIEYNYERGHESLGGKAPVEYVRSFLPFTPQNNSEGAKGKNCCLKEFV; this is encoded by the exons ATGCGAAGATCGAGGTTTAGTGAAAGCCAGATACTTTCGATTCTCAAGGAGTCAGAAGCCGGTTTAGAGGTCAGTGATTTGACCAGGAAATACGGCATATCCCGTGCCACATTTTACAACTGGAAGAGCAAGTATTCTGGTATTGGCGGCAGTGAGATAAGGCGTTTACGCGAGTTAGAGCGAGAGAACGGCAAGCTCAAAAAGATGTATGCGGACTTATCATTAGAGAATAACGTTCTCAAGGATTTAATAGAAAAAAACT TTCTAAAGCCTGCCGAGCGAAAGGATTTTGCCAGGCAGGCACATTCTAAGGGCTTATGCGTGCAATCATCTTGTAAAGCAGCAGGCATCAGCCGGGGCAGTTTTTACTATACTCCTTCAAGAAACGATGATGCTGAGGTAAAAAGACAGATAGAGCTGGTAATAGATTCCCGTCCTCGACGCGGATTTCCAAAGATATTCGACAGTATCCGCCGCAAGGGATATAGCTGGAATCACAAAAAGGTTTATCGTGTTTATAAGGAAAATGAATTTCAGCTTAACAACCGTAAAAAGAATTTGATAAGGCAAATAGAGCGTAAACCTATGCCAGAAGCCACGAGAGCTAATGAGATATGGAGTATTGATTTTATGAGCGATAGTTTGAGTAATGGTCGGCCATTCAGGGCTTTCAACGTTATCGATGAGTTTAACCGTGAGGCATTGGATATTGAGATCGACACGAGCTTACCTTCGCTTCGCATAATTCGTAGCCTTGAATTAATAGGCTCTGATCGGGGTTTCCCCCGCTTTATTCGCAGCGATAATGGGCCGGAATTTAGGAGCCTTCAATTTCGCAGGTTCTGCTGCCGAAACAGAATCAGGCACCGCCGTATAGAAGCAGGCAAGCCTCAGCAAAACAGTTTTATTGAACGATTCAATCGGAGTTATCGAGAGGATATACTTGATATGTACAGTTTTAAGAATTTATCAGAAGCTCGTAATTTAACTTTAGATTGGCTTATAGAATATAATTATGAGCGTGGGCACGAATCACTGGGAGGGAAAGCTCCTGTAGAGTATGTCCGCAGTTTTTTGCCTTTCACCCCTCAAAATAATTCTGAAGGGGCAAAAGGAAAAAACTGCTGTTTGAAGGAATTTGTCTAA